The Bacteroidia bacterium genome contains the following window.
GATTAAAACTGGAATAGTCATCGGCATACGTATCATTCCAAAGCGTATTTCAATTCCACAATGGTACGATTAAAACTGTAACGAGGACGCGGTGTGTATATCTAACAGTAGTATTTCAATTCCACAATGGTACGATTAAAACCAGAAACTGGTGTTTTTTTTAGATGGCAAACGAATGGAACGTCTGTCATTAATTTTCAAGCGCATGTAAGAAATAGTGGTATAAGTACGATAGTAACTCCCAGCTCACAACCAAGCAATTGGGCTGATTGGTTTGTTTTAGAAATTCAAATAGGAGCTTCTGGTATTCGTTTTTGCGTTAATGATAGCCCAGTAACACCATTTATTACTACTAATATTCCAACAGCTTTAACTACTGCAACTTTTTATGGACTATATGGCTGGACTCAAAGTGCAGGTAATATATTAGAAGTAGATTGGGACTACGCGCGCCCTAATGTATAATAGTAAAAATTAAAAAGCTATGACAAGAACAATTTACGAAGCATACAACGAAACGATGATTGTTCAGTTTTTAGATGCTGAACAAGCTAACATGTATGCGCAAGAGCACGATATGCAAGTAAGATTGGTTGAGCAAGATTACCAAGAGCCCGTTCCAGCACCGCGAACGCTTACAACAACAGATTGGTTAAACTTAGAGCAAGCGTTGTATCAGCACCAATCTATTCTAAATAAAGCTATTAATTCAACTGGCAACGGGTTTACGTTTTTGTTAAAAGTTTTAACAGACGGCAAAACAACGGGGGCAAGTGAAGCGGCGTTGCAGTTGGCTATTAACATGTTACTCCCTGCAATGAACGAGCCGCTTACAGAAGCAGAAAAGGATTACATCAATCAACAATTGGCAGCCAATGGTTTTAACATTACCATATCATAACTATGAAAAAAAAGAACAATATGAGTGAAAGAAAGTATGAATTTTTCAGTTTATCTGAATTTGACAGCCCTGATGTAAAAGGTAGCGGTGTTAATATGCAACACAGCACGATGGAAATGCTTGACAAAGCCCGTGCATTGGCAGGGATACCGTTTGTTATTAATTCAGGGTTTCGCACAGAAGCATTCAACAAAGTGATTGGGGGGGTTGCTAACAGTGCTCATTTGAGAGGCTATGCAGCCGATATTAGGTGTTACAGTTGGTCAAATTTTGAACAAATTGTCATGGCTTTGATTTTAGTAGGGTTTAGACGCATTGGAACACATCATGCTTATGTTCATGCAGATAACGACCCTAATTTAGAGCCTGCTACTTGGTTGTATGACCGTTCCAATTTAGAACAGAATAGCAGGTTACAATTTGTCAATGCAGCCTTAAAAATGTTTAATTTTATTAAATTAACACAATAATACCGATGTGCATTTTATCGGCGGTGGTATCGTGGGCTGATAGCATTGGTAGCATTACAAAAATTAGAGTCCCAATACCCCTTAATACCTTAGTTATGGTCGTACATTAGCCAGCATATTATAATGGATTGGGTAAATACAGAGACGTTGAAAAACGTTCTACAAGTAAGTGGTGTTTCAGGTCTGCTCGCATTTTCGTTGTTTGGGCTGATAAAAGTATTTAGTGCTGCATTTGCCAAAAAAGATGAGCGGTTTATTGAGTCTATTACCAATACTAACAACCAATTCATGCAGTTTATTGAGCGTGAACGGCTACAACACAATACGATAACCCAAAAGATGATTGAAACATTAGTTATTATACAACAGGAATTAAATAACAATATCGAGTTGTATAAAAAGCAAATTACAGTAATAGACAAATTGGTTGAAACCGTATCCAATTTAGAGCACAGGACTGAGGTGTACTTTTCAGAAGTAAAAGCCCAACATGAAGAATTAAAAATGCAAATCAAGATGCTTGGGAAAACAAACCAATGATAATTTTTTTATTAATCCATTTGGGTATAAATATACATTTTGCTTATTTTGCCCCAAAACAAGAAGTTATGGAAATTGCAAAAGTAATTAGCGGCGAGCGCGTTGCGTCAAAGAGCGCCGCTGCCGACGAAACAAAAGAGTTGCGTCGGGCAATATTGGAAGGCGAAATAAGCCCCCTGCCATACTTTGTTGCGGCAAAGTATGTTGAAGAGGTGTTTGACAGCCTTACAAAAGACGAGGCTGTTAAAGAAATTGCCACCTCTGAAATAGAGAGTTATGGGAGGGGCGGTTTCCAATTCAACGGGGCAAGGGTGGAGGCTGTTAATCGTTCGGAGTACGATTATAGCAATACCCCAAAGTGGGTGGAATTGGAAGCGCAAATTAAGCAATTGCGCGCCTTGCAAAAGGCGATTGAAGACGCTGCAAAGGCTATCCCTGATAGATTGGCTGCAACCATGATCGTCACAGAGGACGGCGAGGAAATCGTTGTAAATAAGCCGTTGCGAAAAACATCGACGATCATCAAAACGACGTTGCCAAAATGACTAAGCTACTACATATTGACGAAGCGTTTGACACCAGCTTGGTAGCAAGCCAAGCTGGTGTGTATAAGCTTCATCTAAGCTTTAACGGGCAACTCTTTGTATTGGAAAAAGAGTTTAATGTCGGGGACCCAATCGTCTTCGATATCAGCAGCTTAAATGAAGATTATATATATACTTGTATTGAGTTAATTAAGCCTGATGATACAAGACAGGCTATTGAAATACAAATAAGAATAAGGATTACTCTGAGTTAACTGTTTTGGGGTTATAGGGCAACTGCATTGCGGTTGCCTTATTTTTTCTCAATACGCTGTTTATTTATAAACAATGTATTATATTTACAGTGAAATCATTTAAACTGTGTAAAAATGGAAAACATGCCCAATCTTCGGTGTTTCGAGCGCCTCGTATTTATCAATGAAGAAACCGGTGAAATCGCAGATGCCCCCAAAGACGGGTATTTGCCCGTTGCGGTCCCCAAGTACATATACACTATTGGGGAACCGCTTCAATGCCAAATAGACCTGAAAGACTGTCTATTTGGTCAAATTGGCGAGGATAAAGCCAACTTTAAGCCAGTAAGCGACCTAACATTTACACCAATTGCCGTATTTGAATTCGGCAATGTGTGTATGTACCCGCAAAAAGCCCCGGCAACTGGGCAGCGGGTTTGCAAACAGCGCAACTTGGTATCAGTGGTTGCGCACATACCCAATGTTGCACACATTGTTTCGTTTTTGCTGCCTACGTGGACCGCGTCCAATTTTTTGAAAGAGTACAAAAAGACAGGACGCGTAACCCCCGCTGGTATCCCTGTAACCTCCCCATTGCAGCTGCAATTTAAAGCTGTAAAATATCAAGAGACCACCAAGTCTAATATTAAAGTGTGGGCGCTCAAATTCAACGTCCAAATCATGCCCCCCAAGTACTTTCGCGAATTGGCTGAATTTGCACAAAGCACTGTGTTTTATTGCAAAGAACACATCATCGAAGTGCTTAGTAATCCTGTCAATAATATTGACGTCAATTCGCCTCCTTTTTGGTTGAGAAAACTAAAAACGGTATTGGGAGGCACGGAATTTGATGACATTATTGCAGCTGCTGAGGAACGTTCGCAACAGCGGCACAACAATATTATTGTTATAGACGAAGAAAATAACCTGCCATTTTAGAGCCCTAACTACCCTCTAAACCATGCAGCAATTAGTTGCATGGTTTTTATTATTTTTGTACAACTGCTTATTTGCATAAGCAAATGAATATCCCAATACTAAAAGGTTATTTCCGATACCCGTCGCTTGCCTACCAACGCACACGCGGCTACTTTGCAGCGTTCCCTGCTTTGCTACCTGTTAGTGCAATCATAGAATATTCAGGCACAAACACATTGCTTAATGCAAGCGCAACTTTTGACGGGCAAAGCGTCCCTGTTGTTAGCCCTACTTATGGCATGTTAGAAGCAAGATTCACTACTAAACTGCAAGATATTGGAAGGCAAATCGACCTCCAATGGACGCTGCAATTTGCTCAAAAACCTACTACTGTTAGATATACACACCGCGTCCTCGTTACAGGGGTCAACACCGCCGTCAACCCAATCCCTTCTTTGACAGGCAACCCGTGTAATATCCCTTGTGAAAATGCTGCTATCAACGTGCCTTTTACTAATCCATTATACTTTGCCGTTACGTCTACCAATACAGGATATGAAGGCTTTGACTTTGAAAGCCCCCTTATCAACGGCAACGTACTTGAAAATTGGTGTAACCTAATCGCAGCAGGCGCTATCAATATCGAACCCTATCATATTCCCAATTACACAGAAAACCCTACGTGGACTGAAAGGCAACGTTTTTGTCTTTTTGAACCGCCTCGTACAAATGCACAAGCACTAATTGTTGAAATAGATACCAATATCAACAGCCCAACCTTTGGTGAAATAAGAACCCGAACAGAAATAGACACTACTCTTTGCCCATTAGATGATACAGAAGCTAATTGGGAAGATGTTTCCTTGCCTGAATGTCAACCTGAACCAAGAACTGATTGCCGAAAACAAGTTACACAGCAAGATACCAATCCTATTTCACCAACATACGGGACAACGCGAACAATTATTTTACCGCCTACTCCAACAGACTGCGAGGACTGCCCGCCTACTTCAACCCTCCCTGATTACCAAGATACAGGCGAGTGGCGTTGTGTGCAACCTGAATTGGGACGCGTTACTTCACTGGCAGAAAAAAAACAAGTAGACAGAAACCCCTTTTCGCCTACCTTTGGCAATGAACAGTGGGTAACTATTGGGTTAAGACCTGATTTATGTCCAATTGACCCCGACCCGTGTAACCAAGAAGTATGGATTGATGTGCAAGATGAAAATTGTAACCCTGTTACACGTTGCAAGTTTGACCCCCCAAGAACCAATTCTACACGTCAAAAGAAACAAATACAAGTAAATAATAGATTGCCAAATTTTGGCACTATTAGATGGGTTGATTTGCCACCGTCCCCCCAAGATGCTGTTCAATGCCCCGTCGAATCTTGCCCAATATTTGTCCCTGTTTGCCCCGAAGAGATCCGTTGCAAAGAGTTTGCGCCCCCAATGACTGAACGCTTGGTTGTTGATGTAAACCCCAATAGTGCAACCTTTGGGCAACAATCATGGGTAGATTATGAACCTAATCCAACACTTTGCCCTTTTGCATCACAACGAAGCATCAGCAGCGCAACGTTGTATGCTTGCCAACAACCCAATGACTATATCCCAAACTGTATTTCATTCTACTTTGTACCCGGTAATAATACAGATTTCAACAACAATTTTGGTTTATTCGATATTTCGCCCGGTCCAAACGAAATTAGAGAGCGTTGGGATTTAGCACGTACAACATGGGAGTTACCTCTATTCAGCCCCGGCACTATCGGTACTCCTAATTGGTTGGATTGCGGGTTTACTAATGGTACGCAAGAATTTAGAACATCTACAAGATTTGACGATGTAATTCATTGGGCAAAAGTTTATCATTATCAAAGAGCCCAATTTGATGTTTCTAATGCAGTATTGTTTCATGTTTTTGTTAGCACTTTGATTGACCTTAATCAAGTCACTGCTACACTTGAAACCTATAATAGTTCAAACGTATCATTGGGTATTGTACCTGTTCAAAACGTCGATAACTTGGGATTAGCAGCTTACAATATTTATTATACAATTGATTGCTCTACCAATCCTTCACTGAATTTTGTACCACATAAGAATAGAACCGTTGTGCCCGATGAAGTTTTACCACCGGGACACGTGCTAAGATTTGCATATGTACCGCCTTTTATTAATTCAATAGGTTTGTTTAGATTTAAACATAATGTGTTTATAAATGGTGAATTATATGCAAGCCAATCAGGATGGATTAAAAATATTTAACAAACCAATCAATTTGGTTTTAGATGAATTAGCAGAAAAGAATATTCCTTTTGAATTAAATCAAGAGGATGGGACGCTGACAGTAGACGGCGTAACGTATGAATTAACCTTGCTTTTAGGTAGTGATGGACCTGTTTTGTTTATTTTGGATGATATTTCTATCAAAACACAAGAAAAAAATTGAAAGATTGGAATCAGCCATTCGCGAAAAGGATAGGCAAATTGCAGATTTAGAGCTGCAAATTCAGAAACTTAGCCGCGAATTGGCAGCAGCGCCAAAGGTGCTCCCCCCTAACAGCCCAATCGAATTTGTTACAAAGGATAAATTTGGGAACAATTATTACACTTTTAAATCGGAGGAGCAGATTACAGTTTGGCGCGCAGAAGGCATTTTTAGGACTATTAACAACAGTTCTTTGAGCGTGTCGGATACAGATTTGATAGAGCACGAACAAATCCAATGTGAACTGTTTACTAAATTAGCTGTTTGCCGTCCTGATGAGAAAACCGAGCTACAACGCCAATATTTTCAAAACAGTGCCCGTTTACAAGAAAGAATTAGGAATTGCGGGGAGTATCAATTTCTGTTAGCGCTTACTAAATTGGTAATGGTTTGCGAAAACGAACCGCTTGAATATGCACAAAGTGCTGCATGGGATGCTATAAAAGAGGAGCGGCTTAAAAACGACCCTACATTATTGGGTTTTTTTTTGCCAAAAGCCGCTATTTTGAACGAACAATTAAAGAACTATCAGAACACAGAACAAATGGGCTTGTTAGTACAATTAGTTACCCACGCCCTAAAATCACAGACCAATACCCCGATGCAAGATACCACAATTTAGCGTTGTATATTTGCCAGCGTTTTGGGTTAAACGACCCGTATTTCATTGCCAATAACATAGAATTTGCTGATGATTTACGTCTTACAAGGCTTATATTGGCAAAAGAATTTAGATACAATCCTGATGAAATGCTGGATTGGGATTACGGCAAGTTTCTTAATTTGAAATACGACTATTTAAGAATACAAAAAATTCAAACAGAGGCTTTTGAAAAAAAATGAGGCTGTCTTATCCACCTGAAAATCGTTTCCAATCTAACCACGAACGCAAAGCGTGGATGGAATATTTGTTTGCATCAATTTGCACACAGTCCTTAGCACTGTTTGCACAAAAAACAATGCCTGTTGAATTTAAACAGTTACAACAAGCAGCTAAGCAAGTAGTAGCTAAACCTGTTGCACATCAAAAAGAAGCTAATGAAATTGCCAATATTATTATTTACGGTTCTATTTGTGATACAACGCAAAAAAAACCAGCTATATTAGCTATTGTATTTACAGCAGCAGCTGAAACGGTTAACCATCGCAACTACTTTACAGTAGGTTATCAAAACGAACCGTTTGGGATAGCTTGCCAAAACCTTTTAGCCAATGCAAGAAAAAGAACCGATGCTAACACTTTTGAGCATTTACAGTATGAAAATTTTACCATGATTGGCAACATTGCCCGAAGCTACTGCAACAATGAGCATTTGATAATTGAAGCATATGCAACATGATAAACATTGACATTTACTTAGATGGCAAAAAACTCATCCACACAAAGGATTTTTTGTTAGAACAACCTTTAAGATTGGTTTACTCTAAAAGTGAAAAAGTTGAACGTTTAGAAGGCAGCATCACTTTTATCAACGATGCTTATGAATTAATTATTGACAAATTAGTCTATAACCCTCAATATGCTGCAACAGGCCTAATACAAGGTATCCCAATACGTTTAGTGGATTTATGCGATGACAAAGTTTTTTTTGAAGGCGAAATTCGAGCAGATACATTGGATTTTTGTGATAAAGAGTGTTATGTTACTGCTACACCAATCAACGCATCTCCACAAAAACGATTTCTTGACTACTTTGAAGCGACTTACATTAGCGAACCCGAAAGTATTCGTACCCAAATAAACCATCCAAAAGTAGTATTTGCATTGGTTGCAGGCGGCAACGCTGTTGGTTATTTAATCGCTTGGTTGTTAGGTATTGTTATCTTTTTCCTAAAAAAAATAGATATTATTGTAGATATCTTACGCACTATTATTAACATTTTAAGTTTAGGGGCTTTGCGCAGGCGTTTGCGCAACTTTGATTTAAGCCCTGTTATACAAGCTATTAGCGACTTAGGCACTGGATTGGCATATTTCCACCCAACCCCTTATTTGCGAACTTACATAACCGAAACGATACACTTATGCAATCAAAGAGCAGGTACTAATTTCACTTTTAAAAGCTCCATCTTTGAACCCAATTCCCCTTACTACAACACGGTGTATTTCTTTTCAGATTATGATAGAGGGCGGGATATTGACTTTAACAACTTATCTGATACTGGACTTATTACCAATGAACCGCTTAAAACAGGAGCAGACTTGCTAAACGACTTGAAAACCGTTTTCAATGCTGACTGGCGGATAATTGGTAATCAAGTTGTTTTTGAACGTGTTGATTTTTTTGAAAACAAAGGCGTAAACTTACAACAATACAAAACTTGTTACACACTTAGAGACACACCACTCCCAGCAGCTATTGAAATAAAATTTGCAGATGATGCCAGCAACTCAGAAGCAAATACCAATGGCTACTACGATTACTTTGAACTTTGGAACAAAGACCCTTTTTCACCGCGTCAAAAAGGAATTGAAAAAATTAATATTCCTTTTGGACGGACACGCCAATTATATGATAAAAATGTAGATTTTAGTTTTACAGGAAAGCAACTTAATTTTCAACAATATGCCATTGCACAAAAAGCTTTTCAAATACTATTTTCAGCAACCGACCCTAAACTATCACATTTAAAACGAACCAAAGCCCCTTTATTGGTAATGGATAACGGGCGTGTAACTAATCCAATATTGCTTGTTATCAACCCCCAACAAGATGCTTTTTGGGGGAATTTGATTGTTAACAATAATATTGACTATTACGGTAAAACGCTTTATGAAAGATTTTATCAAATCAAAAACCCTCGTGGGGAATACATGAGAAAGCGCAAACCGTTGAATTTCAACATAGAAAACCTACCAATACAAACTTACAACATTTACGATAAGGTGCAACTTTCGCGGGGGCTTGGTATTGTAACAGACATTGAAATAGAATATTATCCTGATAGGAAAGTTGCTTTAAGGGGGGAAATGTAGTTAAAAGGGGACTTCATCATCTAATTGTTCTGATTGGATATAACTACCTTCTTTTAAAGACTCTTTGACACGGAGCAAATGATACACATACACTTGTGCATGTCTGTATTGTTTGTTGTTGGTCAGGTCTTCAACCAATTCTAACAAATTAGCTACATAAGCTGGTAAATTGGTAATAGTAGCATAAACAACCCCTTTGCTATTGTAGTATTGCAAGGTTTCAGGCAACACTTGTTTAGCAAAGAAGGCTTTGAGTTCCTCCCAATCAACGCCTTGCTTAGCAAAGAAACTTTTAAGCTCATCATCTCTTTGTTTGATTGGCATCAGTGCGCGGGGAGGCTGCGCGCGGGAAGGTTGCTCCGGGAGAGCCCCCACGCGCGAATTTTCTATTGGTACGCGGGAAGGTTGCTCCGGGAGAGCCCCCACGCGCGCACCACCCTGCAACTTCTTATAAAGCGAATTAAATGTAACCTCCCAACCAAGCGTTTGCAAAATAATTAAATCCGCTAAATCGCTTTTATCAGGAGCATCAGCATCCAATATCCAAACCTGTAAACACTCATACAAACTCCTAAACTGTGTTGCAACCGTTATCCAATCGCTTCCAGCTGCATCGTTATCTGGTAATAATACCACCTTCTTTTCACTTAACAAGCCTGCTTTTGAACGCAACAAATTGGCTAACTTTTGTGCACCACCCGTCGCTATAAATGCAAAATTGGGATTCTTAAAATACAACGTCCCAATAGCTGCTGTTTTTTCAGATTCTACAATAAACACTACTTCTGCTTGATTAACAGCTATTTCATTGTAAAAACATTTGGCAGTATAACCGTCTTTACTCTGAAACCCTTTTGGAACAATGATGTCCCCACTTCTTTTGCCCGTATGAGCATTGTATGGTACAACCTTTACAGCTTCATATTGACCCTCACTATTCTGATACAAAAAAGCTGCATGCCCGTCTTTCGTTGTACCAATATTTAGCTTTTGCATCATTGCAGGCGTAACCCCCCAACGCTGCATGAATTGATACAAAGCATTGATAGTGTAATGTTTTTCCCCTAACAAAGCCCCTACTACCTGTTCGGATAAATATCTTTTCATACTACTTTTTATTGAACTTTGATTTGACTTTGCAACTGATTTGGGGTGCCAACCATCCATTGGCACACTACCTAAAAAACAACCCCCCAATATCTCACAAGCGCGCACAAAATCAACGTTTTGTGTGTGCATAACAAAGTCTATTACAGTACCATGCCCATACTTATTACTAAAATCATGGTACGTATTGGATGCTACATCTACTTTCAGACTCGTATCCCCTTTTACACTTGCCCACTTGCCAGTAGTACGAGTCTCAAAACCAAAGTAGTGCAATACCTCTAAAATTGGGATTCGCTTAATTTCATTTACATCGTACTTCATGACTTTGTATAAATGCCTTCTTTATACCCAATTAACCCCTTCTTTTTCAACCTGTTTAAATACCCGTCCACACTCCCCATCGACATACCTAATTCAGCTCCAATGTTCAACGCCTCTGTACGATTAAAACTTAGAGGCAACTTAGCCAAAAACCTGCTATACAAGGTCTCTTCTGTAAGAACTGGTGCAGGAACCTGCAAATCTTTTGGCGCTCGACTATTTTCAACTGTTATCATGCGATATGTGTGTTCCAATAGCGTCGCTATAATGCTCTTACTGGCTTCAAAAACATGCTCTCTTACATAGTACTTGCGCTCTTCTGTGTGCATATCCATGATGCTAATGATAGTGCAAATACGACCAAAGTTGATAAGCGACCGCCCTAATATACTCTTATATACTTCACTATCAGGATTACCTATCTTCCACATTTTCAAGGTCTTGTTTACATATTCCAATATATGCTTGCCTTGATTTTCTTGCAACGCTACATGTGTTTGCCAGAACGATTTTTCCAATACCAAACTTGAAAACCGTTTAGCTTCTGTGTAAGCATTTATATCATCATCATTATCCAAGAAACCGTTCAATATCTCCGTTTCATCCACACACACATAAATGCAGAAACGGCTCAACAATCCATCAGTGCCTACGCCCGTTAATTGGAATGCTTGATTGGGCGTTGTGGTGGTTACAATACTTAAACGCGGAGTCTCTATCATAACCCGATACCCGCCCGTTTTTGTTTGATCGTTTATCTCTTCATGGTTCCATGCGTTTAACAAAATATCTTTATAATCCCCATACCCACCTGCTTGAATAGTACTAAAAATGCTACTCGCTTCATTGGCAATCAATATGTTTACAGGGCAAGCATTTAACTGTTGTATCAGCGTCGGCTTATTGGTCTTGGCAGGCACTATCAAATAGTGCTCAAACGGCCGAGGCTCTAAAAAAGTCTCTTTGTTTTCCTTTGCTGCAAACATCTTCATTTGCCAATCCTGCACACGAACTTGCCACTGCTCTTTGTAATATCGAACGGAATCATACAGATACCCCCTCGCATCGTTGATAGCAGACTTAAAACTGAACGGCGGGGCTGCTATCAAAATGTATAGATTGGGATAACTCACTTTTCGCATCCATTTTGTATATGGATTCCTTAAAGCCGCCCCAATACACCCCAACGAGGCAAGGAAAAAGATATCCCTTGCACGCAATGAAAATTGCGCGTAAAACGATGCAGGAACAGTAAATACTGCTGGTAAGACGCTGTAAACCGATTCATCAATCAAAGGAGTATCAGCGTACGCTTGTATAACAGATATTCTTTGTTCTGTCATAATCATTCAAGGAAAAATTTCCTAAGATATTCGCTTGGATTGGATAATACTTTTTCGCGGTAATGGATTTCTATCTTAAAAAAATCTACTTTACTTTCCAATTGCTTGCGTATGTCAGCTGCAATACAATTTTGAACAGCTGTAATTGGAAATATCCTTTTGATATCCGCCCACAACTTCTCCTTGCGGCTCCGGTAATAAGCATCCGCCCAACTCTTTTGCCTACCTACTATGTTGGCATATAAATAAAGCCCTTCAACCCCTAAATTTTCGCGTATCTTTTTGAGTACAAAGTTTTCCCCGCCTGCAAAGCGTTTAGACTTTGCTAAGTATATCCAATCCCTTATCATTTTTTCAGGACACTTTTCAATATTTATTTCTGCAAATTCTTTTTTGACATATTCTTTTGGCTTAACAGGGAACACGTACCCGCAATTTGGGCAAGTCTTTGCTTGTGCTGCTACCAATGCTACACAGCTTGGGCAATCTTTTACAGGCGGCAAACCCTCCGACGGTAAGATTGGATTCCAAAACAACTCAGCCCAAGACGAAATCAAACGCCTTACTTTGCCTTTGCGCTCCCACATCATATCAAAAAGCCCGAACCTGTAATGGTTTTCCCCCATATCCACAATTACAAAGTCCTGCTTATTGGGATATGGTCTTGCGCCGCGTCCAATACATTGCACATACTTTGCCCGCTGCAAAGTAGCAAAGTTTAATATTATTGCACTGCATATAGGGGCATCAAAACCCGCTGTCAATATCGCTGTATTCGTAATAACCTGAATTTCAGCACGTTTAAAAGCCTCCAATATAGATTTCCTTTCAGCATCGCTTGTGCCTTTGTAATCTTCGTTGCCGCTGATGAGATAAGCGGCTTTTATCCCTTTTTCATTGAACGC
Protein-coding sequences here:
- a CDS encoding D-Ala-D-Ala carboxypeptidase family metallohydrolase, with product MSERKYEFFSLSEFDSPDVKGSGVNMQHSTMEMLDKARALAGIPFVINSGFRTEAFNKVIGGVANSAHLRGYAADIRCYSWSNFEQIVMALILVGFRRIGTHHAYVHADNDPNLEPATWLYDRSNLEQNSRLQFVNAALKMFNFIKLTQ
- a CDS encoding DUF6371 domain-containing protein, which encodes MKYDVNEIKRIPILEVLHYFGFETRTTGKWASVKGDTSLKVDVASNTYHDFSNKYGHGTVIDFVMHTQNVDFVRACEILGGCFLGSVPMDGWHPKSVAKSNQSSIKSSMKRYLSEQVVGALLGEKHYTINALYQFMQRWGVTPAMMQKLNIGTTKDGHAAFLYQNSEGQYEAVKVVPYNAHTGKRSGDIIVPKGFQSKDGYTAKCFYNEIAVNQAEVVFIVESEKTAAIGTLYFKNPNFAFIATGGAQKLANLLRSKAGLLSEKKVVLLPDNDAAGSDWITVATQFRSLYECLQVWILDADAPDKSDLADLIILQTLGWEVTFNSLYKKLQGGARVGALPEQPSRVPIENSRVGALPEQPSRAQPPRALMPIKQRDDELKSFFAKQGVDWEELKAFFAKQVLPETLQYYNSKGVVYATITNLPAYVANLLELVEDLTNNKQYRHAQVYVYHLLRVKESLKEGSYIQSEQLDDEVPF
- a CDS encoding YfjI family protein, with protein sequence MTEQRISVIQAYADTPLIDESVYSVLPAVFTVPASFYAQFSLRARDIFFLASLGCIGAALRNPYTKWMRKVSYPNLYILIAAPPFSFKSAINDARGYLYDSVRYYKEQWQVRVQDWQMKMFAAKENKETFLEPRPFEHYLIVPAKTNKPTLIQQLNACPVNILIANEASSIFSTIQAGGYGDYKDILLNAWNHEEINDQTKTGGYRVMIETPRLSIVTTTTPNQAFQLTGVGTDGLLSRFCIYVCVDETEILNGFLDNDDDINAYTEAKRFSSLVLEKSFWQTHVALQENQGKHILEYVNKTLKMWKIGNPDSEVYKSILGRSLINFGRICTIISIMDMHTEERKYYVREHVFEASKSIIATLLEHTYRMITVENSRAPKDLQVPAPVLTEETLYSRFLAKLPLSFNRTEALNIGAELGMSMGSVDGYLNRLKKKGLIGYKEGIYTKS
- a CDS encoding DEAD/DEAH box helicase, translated to MYLRGYQKAAIAGVFKSWDSGNTRIILTVPTGGGKTVIAANIIKELAHSGRRVLMLINRMELAAQTAATLNRLDLQPSIITANSIHITNHSVAIAMHATLKNRLNKKQYFDYFSNFTHIIIDECHYGDFRWVFEHEALKNAKVLGLTATPIAAKKDTPLKNIYHDIIEPVSVKELIAEGALVPARYFSGKRDLSGLQIKGGEFTENSQEAVFAGKACYDDVIGKYIEFCEGRQCIVFNTTQRMAVELAAAFNEKGIKAAYLISGNEDYKGTSDAERKSILEAFKRAEIQVITNTAILTAGFDAPICSAIILNFATLQRAKYVQCIGRGARPYPNKQDFVIVDMGENHYRFGLFDMMWERKGKVRRLISSWAELFWNPILPSEGLPPVKDCPSCVALVAAQAKTCPNCGYVFPVKPKEYVKKEFAEINIEKCPEKMIRDWIYLAKSKRFAGGENFVLKKIRENLGVEGLYLYANIVGRQKSWADAYYRSRKEKLWADIKRIFPITAVQNCIAADIRKQLESKVDFFKIEIHYREKVLSNPSEYLRKFFLE